A stretch of DNA from Candidatus Bathyarchaeia archaeon:
TGCTTCTCCAGTAGGCGGTCAAGCTCTGGGAAATGGATGCCATACCATTCCCGCACACGGCTCATGAAAAGGTTTATTGTCTTATCCAAGTCGTCAAGGGTTTGAATAGCCTGAGCAATTATCAAGTCCCTTTTCTCAACAGCCCTCTTAACACGGAGCTTGGCAATCTCCATTGTCACGCTGTGCATCCAAACACGAAACTCTTCATAATCCTTAACAAAGCCCGTTTCCAGAGCGAAACCTTCCATGTTAGAGCGAAGCAGCTCGCCAGCCTCAGAAACCCTCGAAACCTCAACCTCGACGCCAAATTTTTCCTTAACATCCGCTGCCAAAAGGGGATTCTCAAAAACGAAAGCGTCATAGCCCATGTTCTTCAAATAATTAATAATTTCGGAAACTTCTTTCACTGCTTTTCCAGACTCTATTTCAACAATAGTCTTTGCAGCTTCATCTGGTTTTTTGCTGAAAAGAGAATGGGCTACAAGCCTTTTGCCCTCATTGAAGGCTAAAACTCCAAACAGTGACTGAACTATTGTCGCCTTCATCATCCATTCCTTCAGAGCCTAAAATACTATTCTAACGGCTTACATAGATAAAGGATTCTGAAAGGGGGGATAAACTTCACTTTTTGATGCGGCGAATCTCGAAGACGACGGGGTTTTCCGGGTCTGGGCAAGCATTAAAGATTACCTCTTTATCCTCTGCCCATGGAAACTCAACGCCATAGCGCATGGCATAAACCTTTGGAAGCAAAACCATTAATGCGCTGTAGCATATCTCGCCCTTAATGGATTTTCTGTCAAAGACTATTTTGTCGCCAACCTTATGCCCGAAGGCGCACTTTCCCCTTTGACTTTTAACTGTAACCTCCACAACAGACATTAAACACCTCTCGTCTTCATACAAAGCTTCTGGACGTTTATAGAATTTTCAGAAACATGCTGTAAAAATTAAACGAAAGTTTATCTTTCAAAAGCGACAACAATAACAGAAAACCTGTGGTGGAAAACCCGTTGGGAAATGAGAGTTTAAGGGTTAATTTGGCGGGTTTAAGCCTTGTAAACCCTACAATGCTGGCTTCTGGAATTTTGGGGTATTCAGCTGAAACTCTAAAAGGCATTGTGGAGGGTGGCGCAGGCGCGGTTGTCACGAAATCTGTTGGTTTAAATCCTAGAAGCGGCTATGCAAACCCCACAGTTGTCCAAACCAGTTGCGGCTTGATAAATGCCATGGGGCTTCCAAACCCTGGTATAGATGAATTTGCAAAGGATATTCGGGAAGCCAAAGCCCATTTGAAAGTTCCTTTAATAGTTAGTGTTTACGGTTTTTCCGCTGAAGAGTATGCGGCTGTTGCTGAAAAGGCTGTTTTGGCTGGGGCAGATGCTTTGGAACTTAATGTTTCATGCCCCCACGTTAAGGAAACTGGTGCTGAGATTGGGCAGAACCCCAAAATTTTGGCGGAAGTCGTTTCTAGAGTTAAAGGGGCTGTGGATAAACCAGTCTTTGTCAAACTTTCACCCAACGTTGTGGGCATAGCTGAAATTGCAGAAGCAGCGGTTAAGGCTGGAGCGGACGCAATAACAGCCATAAACACCGTTAAGGCAATGGCTATAGACATCGAAACCACAAAGCCCATACTTAGCAATAAACGGGGCGGGCTGTCAGGGCTTGCCATAAAGCCCATCGCCGTCCGATGCGTTTACGACATCTATGAAAGGGTGAAAGCTCCCATAATAGGATGCGGTGGCATAACCAGTTGGCGAGACGCTGTGGAGTTCATGCTCGCCGGAGCTTCAGCCATCCAAATTGGAACAGCCATAGCCCTAAAAGGCTCAAGAGTTTTCAAGTCTGTGACTAGGGGGATAAAAGCCTACCTAAAAAGGAAAGGTTTTAGGAGCGTGGAAGAGATTGTCGGCTTGGCTCACCGCTGTTAATAGGCACAGAACAACCAGCATCCTAAAAGTGGAAGCTGTAAGCCCAACAGTGAAAGTCTTCACCTTTAAAGATAGGCAGTGTGCAAAGGCTTGTCCAGGGCAGTTTCTGATGCTTTGGATTCCCAGCGTAGACGAGATTCCGCTGAGCATTTTGGACGTAGACCGCGAAAAGGCAACGGTTTCGGTGGCTGTCAAGCGGGTTGGCGAGGC
This window harbors:
- a CDS encoding dihydroorotate dehydrogenase yields the protein MGNESLRVNLAGLSLVNPTMLASGILGYSAETLKGIVEGGAGAVVTKSVGLNPRSGYANPTVVQTSCGLINAMGLPNPGIDEFAKDIREAKAHLKVPLIVSVYGFSAEEYAAVAEKAVLAGADALELNVSCPHVKETGAEIGQNPKILAEVVSRVKGAVDKPVFVKLSPNVVGIAEIAEAAVKAGADAITAINTVKAMAIDIETTKPILSNKRGGLSGLAIKPIAVRCVYDIYERVKAPIIGCGGITSWRDAVEFMLAGASAIQIGTAIALKGSRVFKSVTRGIKAYLKRKGFRSVEEIVGLAHRC
- a CDS encoding TIGR04076 family protein, which produces MSVVEVTVKSQRGKCAFGHKVGDKIVFDRKSIKGEICYSALMVLLPKVYAMRYGVEFPWAEDKEVIFNACPDPENPVVFEIRRIKK